A portion of the Granulosicoccus antarcticus IMCC3135 genome contains these proteins:
- a CDS encoding sulfite exporter TauE/SafE family protein, which produces MPIEFYLYLIAGALAGGFINGLAGFGTALFALGFWLQILEPGQAVPMVLVSAIVPGLQGAWIVRTEILNQPKRLMRFLLPGLVGVPLGVSMLALINPDQLKVGIGVIMVLYGGYFSFRNTLPKLEKSMPFVDAFIGLIGGILGGLASLSGALPVMWCSLQAWSKSDTRAVLQTFNLAILTTAAVAFLIKGMYTQEVLKLIAVTLPVSLLSAQAGLACFKHLNTDHFQRLIIFMMFISGTALLIRGVI; this is translated from the coding sequence ATGCCCATCGAATTCTATCTCTACCTGATTGCCGGTGCTCTGGCAGGCGGGTTCATCAACGGTCTGGCAGGCTTCGGCACAGCCTTGTTTGCTCTGGGTTTCTGGTTGCAGATTCTGGAACCGGGACAGGCGGTACCTATGGTGCTTGTATCAGCCATTGTCCCGGGACTGCAGGGGGCCTGGATCGTACGCACGGAAATTCTGAATCAGCCAAAGCGTCTGATGCGTTTCCTGTTGCCGGGTCTTGTCGGTGTGCCGCTGGGTGTGAGTATGCTGGCACTGATCAATCCTGATCAGTTGAAGGTAGGCATCGGCGTCATAATGGTGCTCTACGGTGGTTATTTCTCTTTCCGGAATACGTTGCCGAAGCTGGAAAAATCCATGCCGTTTGTCGATGCCTTCATCGGCCTGATTGGCGGTATTCTGGGCGGGCTTGCTTCTCTTTCAGGGGCCTTGCCTGTCATGTGGTGTTCACTGCAGGCTTGGTCCAAATCTGATACGCGCGCTGTCCTGCAGACCTTCAATCTTGCCATCCTGACAACCGCTGCTGTGGCGTTCTTGATCAAGGGAATGTATACGCAGGAGGTTCTGAAACTGATTGCGGTGACCTTGCCGGTGTCGTTGCTTTCCGCGCAGGCAGGACTGGCCTGCTTCAAGCACCTGAATACTGATCATTTCCAACGATTGATCATCTTCATGATGTTTATATCTGGCACAGCGTTACTGATTCGCGGAGTAATCTAA